One genomic region from Microcystis panniformis FACHB-1757 encodes:
- a CDS encoding response regulator encodes MDKVRVIVVEDHDLTRMGLVVALQHREGIQVVGEAISGLQGLKLLEETKPDVAIIDIGLPMIDGIELVRRFQQNRGEDPLATKILMLTMHKTQEQVLAAFSAGADSYCMKDISIDKLIEAIDSTHEGNHWLDPAIANIVLQQVRQNVPVGGAAGAKTVAIHGVDRECRQLLENAPLTERELEILALIVAGCSNAKIAGRLYITIGTVKTHVRNILNKLSVDDRTQAAVLALRSGLVG; translated from the coding sequence ATGGATAAAGTCCGGGTTATCGTTGTAGAAGATCACGATTTAACCCGCATGGGCTTAGTGGTGGCTCTCCAGCATCGGGAAGGTATTCAAGTGGTAGGGGAAGCGATCAGTGGATTACAGGGACTGAAACTGCTAGAGGAGACTAAACCCGATGTAGCGATCATCGATATAGGTTTGCCTATGATCGATGGGATCGAGTTAGTGCGACGCTTCCAACAAAATCGGGGCGAAGACCCCCTGGCCACGAAAATCCTCATGCTAACCATGCACAAAACCCAAGAACAGGTTTTAGCGGCTTTTAGTGCTGGGGCTGATTCCTACTGTATGAAGGATATTAGCATTGATAAGTTAATCGAGGCGATTGATTCCACCCACGAAGGCAATCATTGGCTTGACCCTGCGATCGCCAATATTGTTCTGCAACAAGTGCGCCAAAATGTTCCCGTCGGTGGGGCTGCCGGGGCGAAAACAGTGGCAATTCACGGCGTTGACCGGGAATGTCGTCAATTATTGGAAAATGCGCCCCTAACGGAACGAGAGCTAGAAATTCTAGCTCTGATTGTCGCGGGTTGTAGTAATGCTAAGATTGCCGGCCGACTCTATATCACCATCGGCACGGTGAAAACCCATGTCCGCAATATCTTAAATAAACTCTCGGTCGATGATCGCACTCAAGCGGCAGTGCTGGCCCTGCGATCGGGATTAGTGGGTTAA
- a CDS encoding EAL domain-containing protein, protein MINGSSNSRYLLIVEDPQGRRTITLEDMKYSLGRKSDNQIVLRSKYASRYHATLIKKSIDRQNFSYWILDGDLEGNKSHNGIYVNGSKCLVHELKDGDLINFGCDINASFHLIASQEKIEQAPVKSSGQVRVDLTENEANYSRDNFHTKSTLILHHSPSQTISFDNRTQEESFLDPLTNLPNRSLFNEYLSNAINNAQKSNQLLGLLLVDVERLRNVNNRLGYRLGDKLLKIVSERLRKNLRSGDIVARWGGDEFIILLPQINNANDLEKVSQRIIKTLENNYEIENHSLAVRLNLGSVICPPVGTDRKIILQKLEENLVAVKNNINNNSRIESVNVHPKNTRSSKVEYFLYQAIRNNELALYYQPQVNMTQGQVEGLEVLLRWLHPQFGLIAPNRFLPLIQESELILELNRWVLKNACQQAQIWQQRGLLYTPISINLSPHQLRDPQLLTILKEVLTETKIGTFFLEMEITETSLLENSSETGRILGDLQELGIGITLDDFGSGYASIAYLGQFPVKKLKIEQSLTKNLSNNPQDTRFISSLLAIAKSFNLIVIAKGVETQQQLEILQELGCERMQGNRISGPLAVEEMTKFLHIHHSLSVISDQ, encoded by the coding sequence ATGATTAATGGTTCATCCAATTCCCGTTATCTCCTCATTGTGGAAGATCCTCAAGGGAGAAGAACAATTACCCTAGAAGACATGAAATATTCTCTCGGCCGTAAGTCCGATAATCAAATTGTTCTTCGCTCCAAATACGCGTCTCGTTATCATGCGACTTTAATTAAAAAGAGTATTGATCGCCAAAATTTTTCCTATTGGATTCTTGATGGTGATTTAGAGGGGAATAAAAGTCATAATGGTATTTATGTCAATGGATCTAAATGCTTGGTTCATGAATTAAAAGATGGTGATTTAATTAACTTTGGCTGTGATATAAATGCCAGTTTTCATTTAATAGCCAGTCAAGAAAAAATAGAGCAAGCACCAGTTAAAAGTTCAGGACAGGTACGAGTGGATCTGACGGAAAATGAAGCAAATTATAGCCGGGATAACTTCCACACGAAAAGTACCCTAATTCTCCATCATTCCCCATCCCAGACCATTAGTTTTGATAACAGGACTCAAGAGGAATCTTTCCTAGATCCTCTCACGAATTTGCCTAACCGTTCTCTCTTTAATGAATATCTGTCAAATGCTATTAATAATGCCCAGAAAAGTAATCAACTGCTCGGTCTGTTATTAGTGGATGTAGAGCGGCTAAGAAATGTCAATAATCGACTAGGTTATCGACTGGGAGATAAGCTCTTAAAAATCGTCAGTGAACGGTTAAGAAAAAATTTGAGATCGGGGGATATAGTCGCTCGTTGGGGAGGGGACGAATTTATTATCCTGCTGCCACAAATTAATAATGCTAATGATCTGGAAAAAGTTAGTCAAAGAATTATTAAAACCCTAGAAAATAATTACGAAATCGAAAATCACTCCCTAGCCGTGCGATTAAATTTAGGTTCAGTTATCTGTCCCCCCGTCGGCACAGACAGAAAAATAATTTTACAGAAACTGGAGGAAAATTTAGTAGCGGTCAAGAATAATATCAATAATAACTCCAGGATAGAGTCAGTTAATGTTCACCCTAAAAATACTCGTAGTTCTAAAGTTGAATATTTTCTCTATCAGGCAATCAGAAATAATGAATTAGCTCTTTACTATCAACCGCAAGTTAATATGACTCAGGGACAAGTGGAAGGGTTAGAGGTATTATTGCGCTGGTTACACCCTCAATTCGGATTAATCGCTCCTAATCGTTTCTTACCCTTAATCCAAGAAAGCGAGTTAATCCTTGAGCTTAATCGTTGGGTGCTGAAAAATGCCTGTCAACAAGCACAAATATGGCAGCAGCGAGGATTATTATACACTCCCATCTCGATCAATCTGTCCCCGCACCAATTGCGGGATCCCCAGTTGCTCACCATCCTCAAAGAAGTCTTGACTGAAACCAAAATCGGGACTTTCTTTCTGGAGATGGAAATAACCGAAACAAGTTTACTAGAAAATAGCAGCGAAACTGGTCGAATTCTTGGGGATTTGCAGGAATTGGGTATTGGTATTACCCTTGATGATTTTGGCAGCGGTTACGCGTCGATCGCCTATCTCGGTCAATTTCCCGTGAAAAAACTGAAAATAGAGCAATCTTTAACGAAAAACCTGAGTAATAATCCCCAAGATACCCGTTTTATCTCGTCATTGTTGGCGATAGCGAAAAGTTTTAACTTAATAGTGATCGCCAAGGGAGTAGAAACCCAACAACAATTAGAAATCCTGCAAGAATTAGGTTGCGAGAGAATGCAAGGCAATCGCATCAGTGGCCCTCTAGCAGTGGAGGAAATGACTAAATTTCTCCACATCCACCACAGCCTGTCAGTAATCAGTGATCAGTGA
- a CDS encoding FAD-dependent oxidoreductase, whose product MSPKIFNHHFTPLKSLSLGLFLLQAFTPLTLAAPPRELDKTVGCDILVVGGGLAGAGAAYEALLLGKTVCLTEITDWVGGQISSQGTSALDERRTQREKLFFPKGYLEFRERIRKHYGKRNPGECWVSGSCFLPFDGHKLLFQQLEDAAKKGKGTLKWFPSTVVKELNIETLPNRGTGQQITSVIAIQHSPAKGTPPLNTEFLSQKMEDIYRYENSPRFDKKILRFVPKSSQPNQLADWYVIEATETGEIIGLSDIPYRLGVDKRSYLEPSSSSVTGDPYCTQGFTYTFAMEETEKPQTHEKPVYYERYAPYFSYELPRLADFDLVFTYRRIWSPQLGKEKTFGGITFTEPVPGDISMQNWTWGNDYRPGTAKDNFIYTREQLQELGQLSPGGWMGGLRTETLARGEEHAISYYYWLVEGTTDSQLGDGVKVPHLNNRYLSGFDSPMGTAHGLSKYPYIREARRIIGRPSLTFPAGFTVTEIDISRQNFQSDFYRQNLSPAEYRRLIATLAGLEGFSVLDGTLSPDQAVKRKRSTIYPDSVGIGHYAIDFHPCMTEHPPEKPGNTEKAGERQGQGQAYPFEIPLRAIIPQKIDNLLIAGKSIALSHIAAAAYRVHSFEWSSGVAAGITAVYALDNNVLPYQLVESDFLIGNKQLRELRQKIDASGNPTVFPDASIFRSMDDWY is encoded by the coding sequence ATGTCCCCTAAAATTTTCAATCATCACTTTACTCCTCTTAAATCCCTCTCTCTGGGATTATTTCTCCTGCAAGCTTTCACTCCCCTTACCCTAGCTGCCCCCCCGCGAGAACTGGATAAAACCGTCGGCTGTGATATTCTGGTGGTGGGTGGTGGTTTAGCCGGTGCCGGTGCGGCCTACGAAGCTTTATTATTAGGAAAAACCGTCTGTTTAACCGAGATTACCGACTGGGTGGGGGGACAGATATCTTCTCAGGGAACCTCCGCATTAGATGAAAGACGGACACAAAGAGAAAAATTATTTTTCCCGAAAGGTTATCTAGAATTTAGGGAAAGAATTAGAAAGCATTACGGGAAACGCAACCCCGGAGAATGTTGGGTAAGCGGGTCTTGTTTTTTGCCTTTTGATGGACATAAATTATTATTTCAACAGTTAGAAGACGCTGCCAAAAAAGGCAAAGGAACCCTGAAATGGTTTCCCTCCACGGTAGTCAAAGAATTAAATATTGAAACTTTACCCAATCGCGGCACTGGTCAACAGATTACCAGTGTAATTGCTATTCAACATAGTCCCGCAAAAGGTACTCCTCCCCTAAATACCGAGTTTTTATCGCAAAAAATGGAGGATATCTATCGCTACGAAAATTCTCCCCGTTTTGATAAGAAAATCCTCCGTTTTGTCCCCAAATCCTCCCAACCGAATCAATTAGCAGATTGGTATGTGATTGAAGCGACCGAAACCGGGGAAATAATCGGATTATCAGATATTCCCTACCGTTTAGGTGTCGATAAGCGCAGTTATCTCGAACCTTCTTCCTCTAGCGTCACTGGAGACCCCTACTGTACCCAAGGCTTTACCTATACCTTCGCCATGGAGGAAACAGAAAAACCACAAACCCACGAGAAACCCGTTTATTATGAACGCTATGCCCCCTATTTTAGCTATGAATTGCCGCGATTAGCCGATTTTGACCTCGTTTTCACCTATCGTCGTATTTGGAGTCCACAACTGGGTAAAGAGAAAACCTTTGGGGGAATTACTTTTACCGAACCCGTCCCGGGGGATATCTCCATGCAGAATTGGACTTGGGGAAATGATTACCGTCCGGGGACTGCTAAGGATAACTTTATCTACACCCGTGAACAGTTGCAAGAGTTAGGACAGTTATCTCCGGGGGGATGGATGGGAGGATTACGCACCGAAACCCTCGCGAGGGGCGAAGAACACGCCATTTCCTACTATTATTGGTTAGTAGAAGGAACCACCGATTCCCAGTTAGGAGACGGGGTAAAAGTTCCCCATTTGAATAACCGTTATCTGTCCGGTTTTGATTCTCCCATGGGAACTGCCCACGGTTTGTCAAAATATCCCTATATTCGGGAAGCAAGACGGATTATCGGTCGTCCTTCCCTGACTTTCCCCGCTGGTTTTACCGTCACAGAAATCGATATTTCCCGACAAAATTTTCAAAGTGATTTCTATCGTCAAAATCTTTCTCCGGCAGAATATCGGCGCTTAATTGCCACCTTGGCAGGATTAGAGGGATTTTCCGTACTTGATGGCACATTATCCCCCGATCAGGCCGTTAAACGCAAGCGCTCTACCATTTACCCCGATTCCGTCGGTATCGGTCACTATGCGATTGATTTTCATCCCTGCATGACGGAACATCCCCCCGAAAAACCGGGTAATACAGAAAAAGCAGGAGAAAGACAGGGACAGGGCCAAGCTTATCCTTTTGAGATACCTTTAAGGGCTATAATTCCCCAAAAAATCGATAATTTACTGATAGCGGGTAAAAGTATCGCTCTCAGTCATATTGCCGCGGCCGCCTATCGTGTCCATTCCTTCGAGTGGTCCTCTGGGGTAGCTGCTGGCATCACGGCAGTGTATGCTTTAGATAATAATGTACTGCCCTATCAATTAGTAGAAAGTGATTTTCTCATCGGGAATAAACAATTGCGAGAATTACGGCAAAAAATCGACGCAAGTGGTAATCCAACTGTGTTCCCCGATGCCTCAATTTTCCGGTCGATGGATGATTGGTATTAA
- a CDS encoding AAA family ATPase: MDSNRLIEELKNPDFYPHSVKIPVEIIQTHASIIFLTGDYAYKVKKPVNYKFLDFSTLEKRKYYLEQELELNKKVADNIYLEVLSINDQQGSISLNGEGKAIEYILKMNQFPQECLLSKVFERGELTEKAIKSLAEKVAGFHRQAVTNSYITQFGNLEVIKQAFDENYQQTEKYINFVQTQKQYDETKAYTDKFFAEHGDWLEERQIKGMIRECHGDLHLNNICQWQGEIQLFDRIEFNESFRFVDVMYDIAFTVMDLTARGRGDFANLLVNTYLEQTADWEGLKVLPLYLTRQAYVRAKVNSFLLDGDSFSEKIKANAQDYYQLAWQYTQPQKPRLILMSGFSASGKSTIGKVIAKNLNAIQIRSDAVRKHLAGIDLNQTGSLDIYSLEMSQKTFARLAELARILIALGYPVILDARYDKYAWREPLLTYAQNLQIPFHIVHCHAPIEVLKQRIAARKGDISDATIEVLNAQIEKTEPFNEREQPYLISLDTTNPDWPEFLESQLGK, from the coding sequence ATGGATAGCAATCGATTAATCGAAGAATTAAAAAATCCTGACTTTTATCCTCATTCTGTCAAAATTCCCGTTGAAATTATCCAAACCCATGCTTCAATTATCTTCTTGACAGGAGATTATGCCTATAAAGTCAAGAAACCAGTTAATTATAAGTTTTTAGATTTCTCCACTTTAGAAAAGAGAAAGTATTATCTAGAACAGGAACTAGAGTTAAATAAAAAAGTCGCCGATAATATCTATCTAGAAGTTTTGTCAATTAATGATCAACAGGGTAGCATAAGTTTAAATGGAGAAGGAAAAGCGATCGAATACATTTTAAAAATGAATCAGTTTCCCCAAGAATGTTTACTGAGTAAAGTTTTTGAACGGGGAGAACTAACGGAAAAAGCTATAAAATCTTTGGCTGAAAAAGTGGCAGGATTTCATCGACAAGCTGTGACTAATTCCTATATTACTCAATTTGGCAATTTAGAAGTTATTAAACAGGCTTTTGATGAAAACTACCAACAAACCGAGAAATATATTAATTTTGTCCAAACCCAAAAACAATACGATGAAACGAAAGCTTATACAGATAAATTCTTCGCAGAACACGGAGATTGGTTAGAAGAAAGACAAATAAAAGGGATGATTCGCGAATGTCACGGTGACTTACATTTAAATAATATCTGTCAGTGGCAGGGAGAAATACAATTATTTGATCGCATAGAATTTAATGAATCTTTTCGCTTCGTTGATGTCATGTATGATATTGCTTTTACAGTCATGGATTTAACCGCTAGGGGGAGAGGAGATTTCGCTAATTTATTGGTGAATACTTATTTAGAACAAACCGCCGACTGGGAGGGTTTAAAAGTCTTGCCTCTCTACCTGACTAGACAAGCATATGTGAGGGCAAAAGTCAATAGTTTTTTGCTTGATGGTGACAGTTTTTCCGAGAAAATTAAAGCCAATGCACAGGATTATTATCAATTAGCTTGGCAGTACACCCAACCGCAGAAACCGAGATTAATTCTGATGTCGGGATTTTCTGCATCGGGTAAAAGTACCATAGGGAAAGTAATTGCTAAAAATCTTAATGCTATTCAGATTCGTTCCGATGCAGTTCGCAAACATTTGGCTGGAATTGACTTAAATCAAACAGGAAGTCTAGACATATATAGTCTCGAAATGAGTCAAAAAACCTTCGCTAGACTGGCGGAATTAGCCCGAATTTTAATAGCTTTAGGTTATCCGGTTATTCTCGATGCACGCTACGATAAATATGCTTGGCGAGAACCCTTATTAACCTATGCCCAAAATTTACAGATTCCTTTTCATATTGTCCATTGTCACGCACCTATAGAAGTTTTAAAACAACGGATTGCCGCTAGAAAAGGCGATATTTCTGATGCTACTATCGAGGTTTTAAATGCCCAAATTGAGAAAACAGAACCTTTTAATGAAAGGGAACAACCCTATCTAATTTCCCTAGACACTACTAATCCCGATTGGCCAGAATTTTTAGAGAGTCAATTAGGTAAATAG
- a CDS encoding phosphoribulokinase, producing the protein MANKPERVVLIGVAGDSGCGKSTFLRRLTDLFGAEFMTVICLDDYHCLDRKQRKEVGVTALNPKANNFDLMYEQIKALKGGQAINKPIYNHETGMIDPPEIIEPNKVIVIEGLHPLYDERVRSLLDFSVYLDISDEVKVNWKIQRDMAERGHTYDDVMAAINSRKPDFSAYIDPQRQYADVVIQVLPTKLLEDHESKLLRVRLIQKEGVENFEPAYLFDEGSTIDWRPCGRKLTCTYPGIKLYYGPDGFLGNEVSILELDGQFDNLEEMIYIESHLSKTGTKYYGEMTELLLKHKDYPGSTNGTGLFQVLVGLKMRETYEKLMAAEAKVAASV; encoded by the coding sequence ATGGCCAATAAGCCAGAGCGCGTGGTTCTAATCGGTGTAGCTGGGGACTCCGGCTGTGGGAAATCTACTTTTTTACGTCGTTTGACCGATTTATTCGGGGCCGAGTTTATGACAGTGATCTGTTTAGATGACTACCATTGCCTCGATCGCAAACAGAGAAAAGAGGTGGGTGTCACCGCACTCAATCCGAAAGCGAATAACTTTGACCTGATGTATGAGCAGATTAAAGCTCTTAAGGGAGGTCAAGCCATTAATAAACCTATTTATAATCATGAAACGGGGATGATCGATCCCCCCGAAATCATCGAACCGAATAAGGTAATCGTGATCGAGGGACTACACCCCCTATATGATGAACGAGTCCGGTCCCTATTAGATTTCAGCGTTTATCTCGATATTAGCGATGAAGTCAAAGTTAACTGGAAAATTCAACGGGATATGGCCGAGCGCGGTCACACCTATGATGATGTGATGGCGGCCATTAATTCTAGAAAACCAGATTTCAGTGCCTATATCGACCCCCAAAGACAGTACGCTGACGTGGTGATTCAAGTGCTGCCCACCAAATTACTTGAAGATCACGAAAGTAAATTACTGCGGGTCCGTTTAATCCAGAAAGAAGGGGTAGAAAACTTTGAACCTGCGTATCTGTTTGATGAAGGTTCCACCATCGATTGGCGGCCCTGTGGTCGTAAATTGACCTGCACTTATCCCGGTATTAAACTCTACTATGGTCCGGATGGCTTCTTGGGAAATGAAGTGTCGATTCTGGAACTAGATGGTCAATTCGATAACCTGGAAGAAATGATCTACATCGAAAGCCATTTGAGCAAAACCGGCACTAAATACTACGGTGAAATGACCGAATTACTGCTCAAACACAAGGATTATCCCGGTTCTACCAATGGTACGGGTTTATTCCAGGTGTTAGTCGGTCTCAAAATGCGTGAAACCTACGAAAAACTAATGGCCGCTGAAGCAAAAGTGGCAGCGTCAGTCTAG
- a CDS encoding Uma2 family endonuclease, whose protein sequence is METVVLNIDAVNLTDEQFYHLCQANQTWNLERNQKGELLIMPPVGGNTGKQEANLIVKVGVWNEQTQLGEVFSSSTIFRLPNGGYRSPDVAWIKRERWEALSAEEREKFPPLCPDFVIELRSRTDSLTSLRDKMREYLASGLRLGWLINPQQQQVEIYRLNSDGEIINLPAILSGEDVLPGFVLNLT, encoded by the coding sequence ATGGAAACTGTAGTGTTAAATATCGATGCAGTTAATCTGACCGATGAACAATTTTATCATCTCTGTCAGGCTAATCAAACATGGAATTTAGAACGTAATCAAAAAGGAGAATTATTAATTATGCCTCCCGTGGGTGGAAATACTGGTAAACAAGAAGCTAATTTGATTGTTAAAGTTGGGGTATGGAACGAGCAAACTCAACTTGGTGAGGTGTTTAGTTCTTCGACAATTTTTCGTTTACCAAATGGAGGATATCGTTCTCCTGATGTTGCTTGGATAAAACGGGAGAGATGGGAAGCTTTGAGCGCAGAAGAGCGAGAAAAGTTCCCACCTTTGTGTCCTGATTTTGTGATTGAATTACGTTCTCGTACCGATTCCTTAACCTCTTTACGCGACAAGATGCGCGAATATTTAGCCAGTGGTTTACGTTTGGGTTGGTTGATTAATCCTCAACAGCAGCAGGTGGAAATCTACCGACTAAATAGCGATGGGGAAATTATTAATTTACCTGCTATTTTATCCGGGGAAGATGTCTTACCCGGGTTTGTTTTGAATTTAACTTAG